The following DNA comes from Moritella sp. 24.
CACGCAAAACCACGGCCAAAGCGCTCTACAAACAAATCGCCAGTATCTAAATACATATTAGTAATATCGGTTATCTCGACTTCATTACGCGCTGATGGTGTTAACGATTTCGCCATATTAATAACGCGGTTGTCATAAAAGTATAGACCTGTCACAGCTATATTTGACTTAGGATGCTCAGGCTTTTCTTCAATACTGATGACGTTATCCTCACTATCAAACTCCACAACCCCAAATCGCTTGGGATCCGGCACTTGATACCCGAAAATAGTGGCTCCTTCATCTCGATTTGTTGCACTCAACAATTTGCTCGTAAAATGCTGACCATAAAACACGTTATCACCTAATATTAAGCAAACATTGTCATCACCAACAAAATCTTCTGCAATAATAAACGCTTGTGCAATCCCTTCTGGCCTAGGCTGCTCTGCATATTCAATATTAAGCCCAAATGTCGTGCCGTCGCCAAACAAGTCTTTAAAATGCGGTAAATCATCTGGTGTCGAAATAATTAATATATCTTGAATATTTGCCAGCATGAGTACTGAGAGTGGATAGTAAATCATCGGTTTATCGTAAATAGGTAATAACTGTTTTGACACAGCTTTCGTAATGGGGTGTAAACGCGTACCAGAGCCTCCCGCTAACACAATACCTTTGTATTTTTTATTGCCCATTCGCATTTCCTCCTCGACGTGTTAACTGATAATCACCACTTAGAACTCGCTGCCACCACATCGTATTATCTAAATACCATTGCACCGTTTTTCTGATACCAGTCTCAAAAGTTTCTTCCGGTTGCCAGCCTAATTCGAGTTGAATTTTACTCGCATCAATCGCATACCTAAAATCATGTCCAGGTCTATCGCTAACAAATTGGATCAAATCTCGGTAATACTTAATACCATCTGGTTTGTTTGGTACGAGCGTTTCCAATACATCACATAAAGTATTAACGACATCAATATTACGCTTCTCATTATGCCCACCAATGTTATAGCTTTCACCAACGATACCTTTTGTTGCAACCAACACTAACGCCTTCGCGTGGTCATCAACATACAACCAATCTCTAATTTGT
Coding sequences within:
- the rfbA gene encoding glucose-1-phosphate thymidylyltransferase RfbA, which produces MGNKKYKGIVLAGGSGTRLHPITKAVSKQLLPIYDKPMIYYPLSVLMLANIQDILIISTPDDLPHFKDLFGDGTTFGLNIEYAEQPRPEGIAQAFIIAEDFVGDDNVCLILGDNVFYGQHFTSKLLSATNRDEGATIFGYQVPDPKRFGVVEFDSEDNVISIEEKPEHPKSNIAVTGLYFYDNRVINMAKSLTPSARNEVEITDITNMYLDTGDLFVERFGRGFAWFDTGTHYSLLKASMFVQTIEHNQGLKVACLEEIAYSKRWITRGQLEDQAFSLQKTEYGQYLYRLLNEGTIDEDI